The following are encoded in a window of Ignicoccus islandicus DSM 13165 genomic DNA:
- the nrfD gene encoding NrfD/PsrC family molybdoenzyme membrane anchor subunit: MLPAILFFIIGVAAIAVALLKWRELIGIDLVKRNSITWKAMVPAYMFFASVSIGLALVAGSLYLLGIQEPRMVVAAILSLIPAWVLVILDLGRPDHILHMITSFQPRSRIAWNLVFYSLYFLSLLWFLLLPSSISAIASMALGILLESNLAMTMGTSTIEGWRGIGKIGIFWLSAAVLGLSVATAFGVYEPIALGFAVFAYLLINFWEYWLERYPLKLYLYFAVPLVLSLIHPLLAPLAVVGVFIEKMLGAYYPQLQRLQREPYKLYYWKYGSEFADSKESLIIGLNALGWIFFLVTSILI; the protein is encoded by the coding sequence ATGCTTCCGGCGATACTTTTCTTCATTATAGGTGTTGCCGCCATAGCGGTAGCCCTCCTCAAATGGAGGGAGCTAATAGGGATTGATTTAGTAAAGAGAAATTCAATAACGTGGAAAGCAATGGTCCCTGCATACATGTTCTTCGCTTCCGTATCAATAGGACTGGCTCTGGTAGCAGGTTCGCTATATCTCCTAGGAATACAAGAACCGCGAATGGTCGTTGCAGCTATATTGAGCTTAATACCAGCTTGGGTGTTAGTTATATTAGATCTAGGTAGACCCGATCACATACTTCACATGATAACGTCTTTTCAACCTCGCTCGAGGATAGCATGGAACCTCGTTTTCTACAGTCTCTACTTCCTCTCGCTATTATGGTTCCTCTTACTCCCATCTTCAATTTCAGCTATTGCTTCAATGGCCTTAGGCATACTACTAGAGAGCAATTTAGCAATGACCATGGGTACGAGTACTATAGAAGGATGGAGAGGTATAGGGAAAATAGGCATATTCTGGCTCTCCGCCGCCGTGCTAGGCCTAAGCGTCGCAACAGCATTCGGTGTATATGAGCCGATCGCATTAGGCTTTGCTGTATTCGCGTACCTACTGATCAATTTCTGGGAATACTGGCTTGAGAGGTATCCGCTCAAGTTGTACTTGTACTTCGCTGTACCGCTTGTACTTTCTCTAATACATCCATTACTGGCACCACTAGCGGTAGTTGGAGTGTTCATAGAGAAAATGCTGGGTGCGTACTACCCCCAACTTCAGAGACTACAGAGGGAACCGTACAAACTGTACTATTGGAAATACGGCAGCGAATTTGCTGATTCGAAGGAGAGCTTGATAATAGGTTTGAACGCTTTAGGTTGGATTTTCTTCTTGGTTACTTCTATTTTAATATAA
- the thyX gene encoding FAD-dependent thymidylate synthase, producing the protein MICRVSPFEKRTSVCLIAYNMPLIGDRDPRRLPLLAVKVSVGKAVEKGALHYLTYEWKKGWSEWLRESIESFPSVLEHITMTFLIEGISRVTSHQLVRHRLASYTQESQRYSEARILRSVGAENLEEAFEKWSRVLGEANLKVVERTCVLPFEDSWRTCASSILEYITCRLNGYKMEDCRYVLPQAMRTSLLMTTNLREYLHVIKLRSDKRAQWEIRGIAIAMKELIETVVPDLNLEGNISKEAEIE; encoded by the coding sequence TTGATCTGTAGAGTATCACCCTTCGAGAAAAGAACTTCAGTGTGTTTGATAGCCTATAATATGCCTCTAATAGGAGATAGGGATCCGAGGCGATTGCCCCTGCTAGCAGTGAAAGTCAGTGTTGGTAAGGCCGTGGAGAAGGGGGCTCTCCATTACCTCACTTACGAATGGAAGAAAGGTTGGAGCGAGTGGCTTAGGGAATCGATTGAGTCGTTCCCTTCGGTTCTCGAGCATATCACCATGACGTTTCTAATAGAAGGTATATCGAGGGTAACCTCTCACCAGCTGGTTAGACATAGGCTGGCCTCCTACACTCAAGAAAGCCAGAGGTATTCTGAAGCTAGAATTCTGAGAAGCGTTGGTGCGGAAAACTTAGAGGAAGCTTTCGAGAAATGGAGCAGGGTATTGGGCGAAGCCAACCTTAAGGTTGTGGAGAGAACGTGCGTTTTGCCCTTTGAGGACTCGTGGAGAACGTGTGCTTCTTCGATTTTAGAATATATTACGTGTCGATTAAACGGATATAAGATGGAAGATTGTAGGTACGTCTTACCTCAAGCTATGAGGACTTCCCTTCTAATGACTACGAACCTCAGGGAATACTTACACGTAATTAAGTTGCGTTCGGATAAAAGGGCTCAATGGGAAATTAGGGGCATAGCAATTGCTATGAAGGAATTAATAGAGACAGTCGTACCGGATCTTAACTTAGAAGGGAATATATCGAAAGAAGCAGAGATAGAGTAG